Proteins from a single region of Pseudomonas fulva:
- a CDS encoding methyl-accepting chemotaxis protein: MGNSSEQAARTDSVAAAINELGAAAQEIARNAADASIQASEARRDAEEGQGMVERTLGSMGDLSDKIQASGNHIELLSEKSNDIGQILDVIKGISEQTNLLALNAAIEAARAGEAGRGFAVVADEVRNLAQRTQSSAQEIQQMIEQLQSGARDAVTTMSESRRFSDDSVRIGGQAGENLRGVTRRIGEIDGMNQSVATATEEQTSVIESLNMDITEINTLNQDGVRNLQASLSACTELDQQVGRLKQLVDSFRI, encoded by the coding sequence ATGGGCAACTCCAGCGAGCAGGCGGCGCGCACCGACAGCGTCGCCGCGGCGATCAACGAGCTGGGCGCCGCTGCCCAGGAGATCGCCCGCAACGCCGCCGATGCATCGATTCAGGCCAGCGAGGCGCGCCGCGATGCCGAGGAAGGTCAGGGCATGGTCGAGCGCACCCTGGGCTCGATGGGTGACCTGTCGGACAAGATCCAGGCCTCGGGCAACCACATCGAATTGCTGAGCGAGAAGAGCAACGATATCGGCCAGATCCTCGACGTCATCAAGGGCATCTCCGAGCAGACCAACCTGCTCGCCCTCAACGCCGCCATCGAGGCGGCGCGTGCCGGCGAGGCGGGTCGCGGTTTCGCGGTGGTGGCCGACGAAGTGCGCAACCTGGCCCAGCGCACCCAGAGCTCGGCCCAGGAAATCCAGCAGATGATCGAACAGCTGCAGTCGGGGGCACGCGATGCCGTGACGACCATGAGCGAGAGTCGCCGCTTCAGCGACGACAGCGTGCGCATCGGTGGTCAGGCCGGCGAGAACCTGCGTGGCGTGACCCGCCGCATCGGCGAGATCGACGGCATGAACCAGTCCGTGGCCACCGCCACCGAGGAGCAGACCTCGGTGATCGAGAGCCTGAACATGGACATCACCGAGATCAACACCCTGAACCAGGACGGTGTGCGCAACCTGCAGGCCAGCCTGAGCGCCTGTACCGAGCTGGATCAGCAGGTCGGGCGGCTCAAGCAACTGGTGGACAGCTTCCGGATCTGA